The stretch of DNA CGCCAATAGCACCGAAAAGAACGGCATCTGCTTTTAGACAGCCTGCAATCGTCTCATCAGGAAGGGGTGTGCCTTTAAAATCATACGCCACGCCACCCATAAGGTAGTCTTCATAACGAAGCTCAAAATCCTCTTTCACACATACGCTGTCTAAAACTTTGATCGCTTCATCAATGATCTCAGGACCAATGCCATCGCCTCTAATAACCGCTATATTGTAGATTTTTTTCATTTCTTCATCTCTTTTTGTGCGTAATTCATAAGTCCACCAGAAGAAAGTAATTCTTGCATGAAAGGAGGAATTGGAGTAAATTTATAGGTTGTTGCACCATTCTTAACTTCACCACTCTCCATAGAAATAGCGATGGTATCGCCTTCTTTGATGGTATCGGTTTCAGCAAGCTCAAAAATCGGAAGTCCAGTGTTAAACGCATTTCGGTAAAAAATACGTGCAAAACTTTTTGCAACAACAGCACTCACACCCGCAGCTTTAAGCGCAATGGGAGCGTGTTCACGACTGCTACCACAGCCAAAATTTTCGCCAGCAACGATGATGTCACCCGCTTTGACTTTGTTGACGAACTCTGGATCTGCATCTTCCATAACATGTTTAGCAAGCTCTTTAGGATCAGAAGTGTTCAAATACCTCGCCGCAATAATAAGATCGGTGTCGATGTTATCGCCAAAGTGCCATACTTTTCCGCTAATAGTACCCATGATAATCCTTGGTGGTCTCTTGATTTGATTAAAAATTTTATCTAAATGGGGTTGTGAAAAAGTTTAATCACCCAACACTTTGAACAAAATAGCGTCCTTTTTCACACTTTACATGTAAAGGAAGATCAAAAACATGCGAAAGGTGCTCATCATTTAAAAGCTCTTCTTTCTTACCTTGAGCATAAATATGTCCTTGTTTGATGAGTACGACTTGCGAAATTTCCTCAAAAATCTCTTCCAAATGATGTGTCACCAAAATGATGGTGCGCTGTGTTGCAATTTTACGTAACATCTCTATAAAATTGAGCTGTGCTTTGATGTCAAGTCCCACCGTTGGTTCATCGAGGATCATCGCCTTTGGATCATGCACCAAAGCTCTTGCAATAATACATTTGCGAATCTCACCTGTGGACATTTCAGAGATGAGTTTATCGCGCAGATGTGTGATCTCTAGGTAGTGTAAAACCTCTTCCACTTTCTTTACATGTAAAGGTGAAAATTCTTGGTGCTCGTAGATGTGAAAGCTACTAAAAAAGCCTGAAAGCACCACTTCGAAGCCTTTTAAAAAAGCCGCTCTTTGGGTAAATTCGTAATGCAAATCGTTGGTGATGATGCCCAACTGCTTTTTAAGCTCCCAAATATCCCACACCGTTTTGCCAAAGACCTCTTTGGTAGTCGCTTCATTAAAACGTGGATAAATATCATTGGAAAAAAGTTTCAGAAGTGTGGATTTTCCTGAGCCATTTGCGCCCAATATAACGGTATGTTGACCCTCTTTAATGCGTAAATTGATCTCATGCAAAACATTTTGTTCTTCATAAGCGACATTAACATGCTCAAAATGAATAATTTCCATAGTACAACTCCTCATACAATCTCACGATTATATCACATCATTATTCACAAAATTTAGTTAGAATGTGACATTTGTAAACATAAGTAAAGGTAATGCGTCCCGATGTTTTCTAAATTTTTTATCAACCGACCCAATTTTGCCATTGTTATTTCACTTATTATTGTTATCGCTGGTATTATGGCGATTCGCACACTACCTGTTCAAGAGTATCCCGACATTGTCCCTCCCCAAATCATTGTCTCTACAACCTATGCAGGTGCCGATGCGGTTACGCTGGAAAACACCGTAGCATCCGTACTGGAAGAGAAAATCAATGGTGTTGACAATATGCTCTATATGATGTCAACAACGTCCCCTAGTGGTTTACTGACGATGAACCTCTACTTTGAGGTGGGTACGGACATGAATCAGGCAAAACTGGATGTCAATAACCGTGTGCGCCTTGCGGAGAGCAAACTCCCCGATGCTGTTAAACGCCAAGGTATTGAAGTTGCAGAACGCTCCAGTGATGTTTTACGTATCCTTGCTTTAACGTCACACGAAAATCGTTACAGCACTACGTATATGGCAAACTACGCCATCAACAACATCCTTGAAGAGTTCAAGCGTATTCCCGGAATTTCTGAAGCCATTGTCATTGGAAATCAAGAGTATGCCATTCGTGTCTGGATTGATCCACAAAAACTCTCTTTTTATAACATCACAACAACCGAAGTTATTAACGCGATTAAAGCACAAAATGAGCAGTATCCTATGGGGCAAATTGGACAAGAGCCTGTTCAAAAAAACATTGCATTTACCTATACCGTTTCATCCACAGGAAGGCTCAACACACCCGAAGAATTTGAAAAAATCTTAGTCAAATCAAACCCTGATGGTTCCTCCCTAAAACTGGGCGATGTTGCTGAAATTGAGTTAGGAGCAGAACGCTACTTTTTCAAGGGAATTTTCAATAAACAACCCACATCGATGATTCGAATTACGCTCACCTCAAAAGCCAATGCTCTTGAAGTCTCTGAGTTACTCGACAAAAAAATTGATGAGCTCAAAAAAAGCTTCCCAGAAGGGTTGAAAATTGATGCTACGTACGATCCTACGCAATTTGTAAGAGCTTCCATTAAAGAGGTGATTGAAACCCTTTTAGAGGCTGTTGTTCTGGTCGTTTTTGTTGTCTATCTCTTCTTGGGCAATATCAGGGCGACCATCATCCCAGTTCTGGCTATTCCCGTCTCCATCATAGGCACATTTGCAGGCTTTTACGCTACGGGCTTTTCCATCAACCTACTCACCCTTTTTGGCTTAACTTTAGCCATTGGTCTTGTAGTCGATGATGCAATTATTGTTATTGAAAATGTCGAGCGGATTTTGCGCAAAGAAGCACTCAGTGTTAAAGAAGCGACCATTAAAGCGATGCAAGAGATCACAGCGCCCGTTTTAGCCATCGTTCTTGTTTTGAGTGCTGTTTTTATTCCGTCTGCATTTATGGGTGGGCTCAGTGGTACGATGTCGCGTCAATTTGCCATTACCATTGTCATCTCCGTTGCCATTTCAGGGCTTGTTGCCTTAACACTAACCCCAGCACTTTGTTCACTCCTTCTGAAACATGAAGAAGAGGAACCTATTTGGATTATTCGTAAGTTCAACGCCTTTTTTGACTACATTACCCACCACTTTGGCCAAATTGTACAAACAACCATTCGCTATAGCCTTTTCAACCTTCTTATTTTTGCCATTATCATTTTTGCCATTACAAAACTCCTGCATACGATTCCTTCAGGGCTTGTCCCCAAAGAAGACAAAGGTACGTTTTTTGCCGTGAGTACACTGCCTCCTGGATCTTCACTCTCTCGCACCCATGAGGTCAATGAATTTGTAAGTGAGGTTTCACTCAAACACCCACTGGTCACGCTAGTCGGTGGTTTTTCAGGCAGTGATTTTAGCTCAAAAGCCTATACAACTGACGCAGCATACAGTTATGTACGCCTTGCTGATTGGAGCAAGCGCACGGGAGAGAACCAAAACATCGATGCTGTTGCCAAAGAAGTTATGGCAGAACTTTCCAAGAATAAAGAGGCAAGAATTATGCCTGTTGGCTCTTCAACGATTATTGGGCTTGGGGTTGCAGGTGGATTTGAGATGTATGTGCAAAACAAAACAAGTGGCAATTATCTACAGTTAGAAAGTTACGCTAAAGAGATTGTAGCCAGGGCAAGTGAGCGCAAAGAGCTTCGTGCTGTTAGGAGTACGCTCAGTTCAAATACGCCACAATACCGCCTTGAAGTAGACCATCAAAAAGCTAAAGCATATGGCATTGATATTGCCGACATCTACGCTACGATTCAAACGACTTTTGGAAGTATGTATGTCAATGACATCAACATTTTTGGACGAAATTACCGTGTCAATGTCCAAGCTAAAGGTGATTTTAGAGAAGATACTAAAAATTATCGTGATATTTTTATACGATCAAACGATGGAAATAGCATCTCATTAAGTGATCTTATCACACTCAAACGTGTCATCAATCCTAATATTACCAAACGTTTCAACATGTTCCCATCGGCTCAAATTTTAGGTGAAACCAACATGGGTTACTCTTCCGGTGAAGGGCTTAAAATCATGGAAGAGATAGCGGCAGAAGTGTTACCGGAAGGCTATTCCATCGCATGGGGTGGAGCTTCACTTCAAGAGAAAAAACTCTTAGAAACAGGCAATCTCTCTTTTATCTTTGCGATTATTTTTATTTTTCTTATTCTCGTTGCACTGTATGAAAGTTGGATGATTCCTTGGGCAATTGTTTTAGCCGTTCCTTTTTCCTTTTTGGGTGCAGAACTGAGTGTTTGGTTACGAGGTCTTCAAAATGACATCTACTTCCAAATAGGACTCATCACACTGGTGGGACTTTCGGCTAAAAATGCTATTTTGATGGTCGAATTTGCACTGCAAAAGCTCGAAGAAGGCTATACGCTCCTTGATGCGACAATAGAGGGAGCAAAAATCCGTTTTCGTCCTATCATCATGACCTCCTTTGCTTTCATCGCAGGGACTCTTCCTCTAGCACTGAGTTCTGGTGCGGGTGCCAATAGCCGTCATGTCATCGGTACTACCGTTGTGGGCGGCATGATCACGCTCACCCTCATCGGTGTCTTTTTTACCCCACTCTTTTTCTATCTTATTATGAGACTAAAAGAAAAAATATCACTTACGTTCAAGTCCTAAAAGCCCAAAGCCAAGAGCGATGAAAATCGCTCCGCTTATGCGGTTAAACCACAACGCTCTTTGGTTGGTCAAAAACCATGACTTTAAACGCTTCGCAAAAAAAGCGTAACTCATAAGCGTGATAAATGAAAGTACCATGAAAGTAAATGTTAAAATGAAAAACTGCTCTAAAAGTGGTGCTTCTGGATTTAAAAATGGTGGAAAAAGTGCCGTAAAAAAGATGATTGGTTTAGGGTTTGTGATACAGATTAAAAACCCTTTTTGAAGAATCTTTACATAGTGAGCAACACCTTTTTTATGCGTTAACTCAACACTCTTAAAAATGCTACTAAGCGTACGAAACTGCTTGATTCCAATGTAAATCAAATAACATGCTCCTAAAATTTTAAACGCCAAAAAAAGCACTAATGATGTTTTTAGAACAACGCCAAGACCAAGCATAGCAGCGCTAGAAAGCGCAAAAAGCCCAAGAATATTACCTAAGGATGAAAAAGCGGTGGCTTTAAGATCATAGATGATCGAATTGTTGATAGCAAGCAATACCGCTGGACCAGGACTCGCGATAGCAATAAGTGCGACAGTGACATACAAAAGCCATGTGTGAAGTTCCATTTTGTTGCCTTTTTATTTTCGATATATTATAGCTTATTTTATATATCAATATATCTTGATATGAAAATCTCGTTGTGCTATACTGTCAAAAAATAAATTGTGAGAAACCCTATGGATAATTTTTTAAAAACGGTTGGAGCGCTGAATGATGAAACGCGTGTACAAATCCTTCGTTTCATTCACCAAAAAGGTGAAGTGTGTGTCTGCGAAGTCGAAGATGCTTTTTCGATGATTCAGTCGCGCATATCAAGGCATCTTAAAATCCTCAAAGATGCAGGTTTTTTACGTGTTGATCGTCGTGGGAAGTGGGCATATTATGCTATACGCTCGCCACTGGATCGTTTTAGGCTTGAATGCCTAGAAGAGATAAGCTACCTAGAGATGCCCACACCCTCTTCTGTTTGTGAGTGCAAGGATATAAAATGATACTCGCTTTTTCACTTTTTCTCATCACACTGTTGTGTGTCATCATTCAACCTCGAGGGCTTCAGATTGGCACTTCTGCCATCATTGGTGCAGGCTTTGCCCTCCTCTTAGGCGTGGTGAACTTTGCAGATGTCTTAGTCGTCACCAACATTGTTTGGGATGCCACTTTAGCGTTTATTGGCATCATTATTCTCTCATTAGTCCTCGATGAAATCGGTTTTTTTGAATGGTGTGCGATTTGGATGGCAAAATTCTCAAAAGGCAATGGACACTTGATGTTTGTCTATTCGCTTTTACTGGGTGCTCTTATCTCTGCCTTGTTTGCCAATGATGGAGCAGTGCTCATTCTAACGCCTATTTTACTGGCTAAAATGCGCATCTTAAAACTTGAACCCAAAACCATTGTGGCGTTTTTACTTGCAGGCGGATTTATCTCAGATTCGGCTTCGCTTCCGTTTGTCTTTTCAAACCTCACCAACATCGTCACCGCAAACTATTTTAACATTGGATTTTCCACCTATTTAAGCATGATGTTTACGCCTTATGTTGTAAGTACCTTCGTTTCCATCACGGTTTTGTGGCTCTTTTTACGCAAAGATATTCCTTTACATGTAAACGTGGAACTCTTAAAACATC from Sulfurospirillum arsenophilum NBRC 109478 encodes:
- a CDS encoding 3-isopropylmalate dehydratase small subunit gives rise to the protein MGTISGKVWHFGDNIDTDLIIAARYLNTSDPKELAKHVMEDADPEFVNKVKAGDIIVAGENFGCGSSREHAPIALKAAGVSAVVAKSFARIFYRNAFNTGLPIFELAETDTIKEGDTIAISMESGEVKNGATTYKFTPIPPFMQELLSSGGLMNYAQKEMKK
- a CDS encoding ABC transporter ATP-binding protein produces the protein MEIIHFEHVNVAYEEQNVLHEINLRIKEGQHTVILGANGSGKSTLLKLFSNDIYPRFNEATTKEVFGKTVWDIWELKKQLGIITNDLHYEFTQRAAFLKGFEVVLSGFFSSFHIYEHQEFSPLHVKKVEEVLHYLEITHLRDKLISEMSTGEIRKCIIARALVHDPKAMILDEPTVGLDIKAQLNFIEMLRKIATQRTIILVTHHLEEIFEEISQVVLIKQGHIYAQGKKEELLNDEHLSHVFDLPLHVKCEKGRYFVQSVG
- a CDS encoding efflux RND transporter permease subunit; translation: MFSKFFINRPNFAIVISLIIVIAGIMAIRTLPVQEYPDIVPPQIIVSTTYAGADAVTLENTVASVLEEKINGVDNMLYMMSTTSPSGLLTMNLYFEVGTDMNQAKLDVNNRVRLAESKLPDAVKRQGIEVAERSSDVLRILALTSHENRYSTTYMANYAINNILEEFKRIPGISEAIVIGNQEYAIRVWIDPQKLSFYNITTTEVINAIKAQNEQYPMGQIGQEPVQKNIAFTYTVSSTGRLNTPEEFEKILVKSNPDGSSLKLGDVAEIELGAERYFFKGIFNKQPTSMIRITLTSKANALEVSELLDKKIDELKKSFPEGLKIDATYDPTQFVRASIKEVIETLLEAVVLVVFVVYLFLGNIRATIIPVLAIPVSIIGTFAGFYATGFSINLLTLFGLTLAIGLVVDDAIIVIENVERILRKEALSVKEATIKAMQEITAPVLAIVLVLSAVFIPSAFMGGLSGTMSRQFAITIVISVAISGLVALTLTPALCSLLLKHEEEEPIWIIRKFNAFFDYITHHFGQIVQTTIRYSLFNLLIFAIIIFAITKLLHTIPSGLVPKEDKGTFFAVSTLPPGSSLSRTHEVNEFVSEVSLKHPLVTLVGGFSGSDFSSKAYTTDAAYSYVRLADWSKRTGENQNIDAVAKEVMAELSKNKEARIMPVGSSTIIGLGVAGGFEMYVQNKTSGNYLQLESYAKEIVARASERKELRAVRSTLSSNTPQYRLEVDHQKAKAYGIDIADIYATIQTTFGSMYVNDINIFGRNYRVNVQAKGDFREDTKNYRDIFIRSNDGNSISLSDLITLKRVINPNITKRFNMFPSAQILGETNMGYSSGEGLKIMEEIAAEVLPEGYSIAWGGASLQEKKLLETGNLSFIFAIIFIFLILVALYESWMIPWAIVLAVPFSFLGAELSVWLRGLQNDIYFQIGLITLVGLSAKNAILMVEFALQKLEEGYTLLDATIEGAKIRFRPIIMTSFAFIAGTLPLALSSGAGANSRHVIGTTVVGGMITLTLIGVFFTPLFFYLIMRLKEKISLTFKS
- a CDS encoding LysE family translocator, yielding MELHTWLLYVTVALIAIASPGPAVLLAINNSIIYDLKATAFSSLGNILGLFALSSAAMLGLGVVLKTSLVLFLAFKILGACYLIYIGIKQFRTLSSIFKSVELTHKKGVAHYVKILQKGFLICITNPKPIIFFTALFPPFLNPEAPLLEQFFILTFTFMVLSFITLMSYAFFAKRLKSWFLTNQRALWFNRISGAIFIALGFGLLGLERK
- a CDS encoding ArsR/SmtB family transcription factor, with product MDNFLKTVGALNDETRVQILRFIHQKGEVCVCEVEDAFSMIQSRISRHLKILKDAGFLRVDRRGKWAYYAIRSPLDRFRLECLEEISYLEMPTPSSVCECKDIK
- a CDS encoding arsenic transporter, whose translation is MILAFSLFLITLLCVIIQPRGLQIGTSAIIGAGFALLLGVVNFADVLVVTNIVWDATLAFIGIIILSLVLDEIGFFEWCAIWMAKFSKGNGHLMFVYSLLLGALISALFANDGAVLILTPILLAKMRILKLEPKTIVAFLLAGGFISDSASLPFVFSNLTNIVTANYFNIGFSTYLSMMFTPYVVSTFVSITVLWLFLRKDIPLHVNVELLKHPDEVLKSKPLFYLAWVFIAALMGSYFVGEQYHIPISFIALGGALLFLAIARYFKAVQPWQIIKTAPWQVVWFSIGLYIVVYGLKNAGLTTYLSHILNALNAQGNTIAIVGTGFIAAILSAVMNNMPSVMIMDIALHDIPNSALAYANIIGCNLGPKMTPFGSLATLLWLHVMAKKGVKISFWEYSKFGLLITPPILLVVLLSLV